The proteins below are encoded in one region of Vicingus serpentipes:
- the dacB gene encoding D-alanyl-D-alanine carboxypeptidase/D-alanyl-D-alanine endopeptidase: protein MKLIISSFFSFLLTLGYSQTIQDLKNEVSKLVADLDLKNASISFYAIDLTNNQVVAGLNSNKSLVPASTTKLVTTASALEILGGDTRFKTQILHTGSIDTLCRVLNGDIIIKGGGDPSLGAERYSKHYGDFINQWAIKIKALGIDSINGRVIGDASCFTSQTTPSTWIWGDLGNYYGASPSGLSIYENTCKVEFESGKKNGDSTIITCVMPFVPEFNIENEVKSTNTKKDESYFYGAPFQVNRIAKGGIPLNKKGFDVKSSIPDPSLLAAFELDMEMRMMGVKLKDKYTTKRIQEFDGDQEIHLITKTYSPKLTDIINQTNTYSINLYAEHLLNQIGLKVYKSGDPESGTTAITNFWKGKGINVEGLYLNDGSGLSRFNAISAMHLVSILEYMKKSENYNEFYNSLPIAGRSGTIKSIGKKTFAENNLRAKSGYMTRARSYAGYVTTKSKRELAFALIVNNYNCTPYEMKKKMESLMIKLSIIND from the coding sequence ATGAAACTTATAATTAGCTCCTTTTTTTCATTCTTACTTACTTTGGGTTATTCTCAAACCATTCAGGATTTAAAGAATGAAGTTTCAAAATTAGTTGCTGATTTAGATTTAAAAAATGCTTCTATTAGTTTTTATGCTATAGACTTAACAAACAATCAAGTTGTTGCAGGATTAAACTCTAATAAAAGTTTAGTTCCTGCTTCTACAACTAAGTTGGTTACAACAGCATCAGCTCTTGAAATTTTAGGAGGAGATACTCGTTTTAAAACTCAAATTTTACATACAGGTTCAATAGATACTTTGTGCAGAGTATTAAATGGAGATATTATAATTAAAGGTGGAGGAGATCCTTCTTTGGGAGCGGAAAGATATTCGAAACATTATGGAGATTTTATTAATCAATGGGCTATTAAAATTAAAGCTTTAGGTATTGATTCTATAAATGGGAGAGTGATTGGTGATGCCTCTTGTTTTACAAGTCAAACAACACCTTCAACATGGATTTGGGGTGATTTAGGTAATTATTATGGAGCTTCGCCCTCAGGATTATCAATCTATGAAAATACTTGTAAAGTTGAATTTGAATCTGGGAAAAAAAATGGTGATTCAACGATCATTACTTGTGTAATGCCTTTTGTTCCAGAGTTTAATATCGAGAATGAAGTTAAAAGCACGAATACAAAGAAAGATGAATCATATTTTTATGGTGCTCCATTTCAGGTTAATAGAATAGCTAAAGGAGGAATTCCTTTAAATAAAAAAGGATTTGATGTGAAAAGCTCAATACCAGATCCTTCTTTGTTAGCAGCTTTTGAATTAGATATGGAGATGAGAATGATGGGGGTAAAATTGAAAGATAAATATACCACGAAGAGAATACAGGAGTTTGATGGCGATCAAGAAATTCATCTGATAACAAAAACTTATTCTCCAAAGCTTACAGATATAATAAATCAAACAAATACTTACAGTATTAATTTATATGCTGAGCATTTGCTAAATCAAATTGGGTTGAAAGTTTATAAAAGTGGAGATCCTGAATCTGGTACTACAGCCATTACAAATTTTTGGAAAGGAAAAGGAATAAATGTTGAAGGTTTATATCTTAATGATGGAAGTGGTTTATCTAGATTTAATGCAATTTCTGCAATGCATTTGGTTTCGATATTAGAATACATGAAAAAAAGTGAAAACTACAATGAATTTTATAATTCTCTGCCAATTGCTGGTAGAAGTGGTACCATAAAATCTATTGGTAAAAAAACTTTTGCTGAAAATAATTTGAGAGCAAAAAGCGGCTATATGACGAGAGCCAGAAGTTATGCAGGATATGTTACTACAAAATCTAAGAGGGAACTAGCTTTTGCTTTAATTGTAAATAATTACAATTGTACTCCTTATGAAATGAAAAAAAAAATGGAAAGCTTAATGATTAAACTTTCCATAATTAATGATTGA
- a CDS encoding SAM-dependent methyltransferase, whose translation MNNTGTLYLIPVTLGETPINQVIPEFNFQLINEIDTYIVENIKTARRFLKRSGITIPIVDLTFYELNKRTQLEDLASFMKPLLAGKNVGVLSEAGCPGVADPGAEIVDMAQQRDIKVVPLVGPSSILLSLMASGFNGQSFCFNGYLPKEQKERVAKLKELERRVYNQKQTQLFIETPFRNVNLFEDVLKNLNDNTKLCIAIDITLPTEQIITKSVIDWKTTKINLHKRPCIFLIG comes from the coding sequence ATGAATAATACAGGAACTTTATATTTAATACCGGTTACTTTAGGAGAAACACCTATTAATCAAGTTATCCCTGAATTTAACTTTCAGTTAATTAACGAAATTGACACTTACATTGTTGAAAATATAAAAACTGCACGAAGATTTTTAAAACGTTCAGGTATTACGATCCCTATTGTTGATTTAACTTTTTACGAACTAAATAAACGAACACAATTAGAAGACTTAGCCAGTTTTATGAAACCTTTATTAGCTGGTAAAAATGTTGGCGTTTTATCGGAAGCTGGCTGTCCAGGTGTTGCTGACCCCGGGGCTGAAATTGTTGACATGGCTCAACAACGCGATATAAAAGTTGTTCCTTTAGTTGGCCCCTCTTCCATCCTTCTTTCGTTAATGGCGAGTGGATTTAACGGACAAAGTTTTTGTTTTAATGGCTATTTACCAAAAGAGCAAAAAGAAAGAGTTGCAAAACTTAAAGAATTAGAGCGAAGAGTTTATAACCAAAAACAAACACAACTTTTTATTGAAACACCCTTTAGGAATGTAAATCTTTTTGAGGATGTGTTGAAAAATTTGAATGACAATACCAAATTATGTATTGCCATTGACATTACTTTGCCAACAGAACAAATTATTACTAAATCAGTTATTGATTGGAAAACTACCAAAATTAACCTACACAAAAGGCCTTGTATATTTTTGATCGGATAA
- a CDS encoding 5'-nucleotidase C-terminal domain-containing protein, with amino-acid sequence MNKLHLYLSFLLFSILFACSNKIKYVSNNSSISIDTTLSNYKNATELITPYKTALDAEMNEVLVISAEEFPKEKGKPETKLGNLVADLSLEIATEIYNDSIDFCLLNFGGLRTSLPKGEITIGKIFELMPFENELVVLTLNKDSLKSLIHYLNSVGGQPISGNISFKFSGKEFILDENLFPNNYVKVLTSDYLAGGGDKMNFFLNPIKTEKVNIKLRDAIIKYCIQENSKGNKLTSNIDGRITFE; translated from the coding sequence TTGAATAAACTCCATTTATACCTATCATTTCTTTTATTCAGCATTTTATTTGCTTGCTCTAATAAAATTAAATATGTATCAAATAATTCTTCTATAAGTATTGATACAACTTTAAGCAACTACAAAAATGCTACAGAACTCATCACTCCTTACAAAACAGCTTTAGATGCTGAAATGAATGAAGTTTTAGTAATTTCAGCAGAAGAATTTCCTAAAGAAAAAGGCAAACCAGAAACTAAACTAGGAAACTTGGTAGCCGATTTAAGTTTAGAAATAGCAACCGAAATTTATAATGATAGTATCGATTTTTGCTTATTAAACTTTGGAGGCTTAAGAACCTCTTTACCAAAAGGAGAAATCACTATAGGAAAAATATTTGAACTAATGCCTTTTGAAAATGAGTTGGTTGTTTTAACATTAAATAAGGATAGCTTAAAATCATTAATTCATTACTTAAACAGTGTTGGAGGACAGCCAATTTCTGGAAATATTTCCTTTAAATTTTCAGGTAAAGAATTTATCTTAGATGAAAATCTATTCCCAAATAATTACGTAAAAGTTTTAACTTCCGACTATCTAGCAGGTGGTGGCGATAAAATGAATTTTTTCTTAAACCCAATAAAAACAGAAAAAGTAAACATCAAACTTCGTGATGCCATTATTAAATATTGCATCCAAGAAAATTCAAAAGGGAATAAATTAACTAGCAACATAGATGGGAGGATAACTTTTGAGTAG
- the dnaA gene encoding chromosomal replication initiator protein DnaA: MKKDFTTIWENSLQIIKDNVSLQSYKTWFEPITPIKLKDKVLTIQVPSQFFYEWLEEHYVNILKKTIKKELGPEGRLEYSIVMENNQSNTKPYTVKIPATNRQATKNNPVTMPIDLNKDKSIRNPFIIPGLKKINVDSQLNPNYSFKNFVEGDCNRLARSAGFAVAKNPGGTAFNPLLIYGGVGLGKTHLAHAIGIDVKNRFPNKTVLYVSSEKFTHQFIDAVRNNEHNDFIHFYQMIDVLIIDDVQFFAGKAKTQDVFFHIFNHLHQSGKQIILTADKAPVEIIGMEQRLLSRFKWGLAADLQAPELETRIAILEMKMYNEGLELPKDVVEYIAYSITTNVRELEGALISILAQASLNKKAITIDLARQMVDKFVKNTAREVSIDYIQKVVCDYFDMGIDTLKSKTRKREVVQARQIAMYFSKQMTKSSLATIGMHCGGKDHATVLHACKTVNNLMDTDKRFRGYIEDLKKKISLQ, translated from the coding sequence ATGAAGAAAGATTTTACAACGATATGGGAAAACAGCCTTCAAATCATTAAAGACAATGTTAGCTTACAAAGCTATAAAACATGGTTTGAGCCTATAACCCCTATCAAGTTGAAAGATAAAGTCTTAACAATTCAGGTACCGAGCCAATTTTTTTATGAGTGGTTAGAGGAACACTACGTTAATATTCTTAAAAAAACCATTAAAAAGGAATTAGGCCCAGAAGGAAGATTAGAGTATAGCATTGTAATGGAAAACAACCAGAGCAATACTAAACCATACACTGTAAAAATTCCAGCAACTAACAGACAGGCAACTAAGAATAATCCTGTTACTATGCCAATTGATTTAAATAAAGATAAGTCAATCAGAAACCCATTCATTATACCAGGTTTAAAGAAAATTAATGTTGATTCTCAATTAAATCCAAACTACTCATTCAAAAATTTTGTTGAGGGTGATTGTAATCGTTTAGCAAGATCAGCAGGATTTGCGGTAGCAAAAAATCCAGGAGGAACAGCATTTAATCCACTTTTAATTTATGGTGGCGTTGGTTTAGGAAAAACACATTTAGCTCATGCAATTGGTATTGATGTTAAAAATAGATTTCCAAACAAAACTGTATTATACGTTTCTTCAGAAAAATTTACACATCAATTTATTGATGCTGTAAGAAATAACGAACACAATGATTTTATTCATTTCTATCAAATGATAGATGTATTAATTATTGATGATGTTCAATTCTTTGCAGGAAAAGCGAAAACACAAGATGTTTTCTTTCACATATTCAACCATTTACACCAATCAGGAAAACAAATTATTTTAACAGCAGATAAAGCACCTGTTGAAATTATTGGAATGGAACAGCGTTTATTATCCCGTTTCAAATGGGGATTAGCTGCTGATTTACAAGCTCCTGAATTGGAAACTCGTATTGCAATTTTAGAAATGAAAATGTACAACGAAGGATTAGAATTACCTAAAGATGTTGTAGAATATATTGCATACAGCATTACAACAAATGTTAGGGAATTAGAAGGTGCTTTAATTTCTATTTTAGCTCAAGCTTCGCTTAATAAAAAAGCAATTACAATTGATTTGGCTCGCCAAATGGTTGACAAATTTGTTAAGAATACAGCTAGAGAAGTTTCTATTGATTATATACAAAAAGTTGTTTGTGACTATTTCGATATGGGCATTGATACACTAAAATCGAAAACAAGAAAAAGAGAGGTAGTACAAGCAAGACAAATTGCAATGTATTTCTCTAAGCAAATGACAAAATCTAGTTTAGCAACAATTGGAATGCACTGCGGAGGAAAAGACCACGCAACTGTATTGCACGCATGCAAAACTGTAAATAACTTAATGGATACCGACAAAAGATTTAGAGGTTACATTGAGGATTTGAAAAAGAAAATAAGTTTACAATAA
- a CDS encoding DUF6495 family protein has product MKYRVLTKDELLELEEDFKHFLIANGIYDDEWVEMNKKSPKKAQDLVELFSDVVLDKALKNIKFIEHITPQGINAFFFADKEVVLIGLTSSNKKVDFTKDTLDKFKNELNIFRTVKPYFKSREEEVFELLETGCSIIGEERFKKLELAYTYSTQKLKN; this is encoded by the coding sequence ATGAAGTACAGAGTATTAACAAAGGATGAGTTGTTAGAATTAGAAGAAGATTTTAAACACTTTTTAATTGCTAACGGCATATATGATGATGAATGGGTTGAAATGAATAAAAAGAGTCCAAAAAAAGCTCAAGATTTAGTTGAGCTTTTTAGTGATGTGGTTCTTGATAAAGCCCTTAAAAATATTAAGTTTATAGAGCATATTACTCCTCAGGGAATTAATGCATTCTTTTTTGCTGACAAAGAAGTTGTTTTAATAGGCTTAACATCAAGCAATAAAAAGGTAGATTTTACAAAAGATACATTGGATAAGTTTAAGAATGAATTAAACATATTTAGAACAGTAAAGCCTTATTTTAAAAGCAGAGAAGAAGAGGTTTTTGAATTATTAGAAACAGGATGTTCTATAATAGGTGAGGAAAGGTTTAAAAAGCTTGAATTAGCTTATACTTATTCTACTCAAAAACTTAAAAATTAA
- a CDS encoding DUF6428 family protein, whose translation MKLSEFKKYLNGVKEVNFQLPNKEMVPTHFHVTEVGEVTKNYIDCGGTIRNEKVVNFQLWQAKDYDHRLSAEKLLNIINLSESKLNIGDYEIEVEYQAETIGKYSVGFENENFLLLNKFTDCLAKDNCGIPEEKLKVKLSDLQNQSCCSPESGCC comes from the coding sequence ATGAAGCTATCTGAATTTAAAAAATATTTAAATGGAGTTAAGGAAGTTAACTTTCAATTACCCAATAAGGAAATGGTACCAACACATTTTCATGTAACAGAAGTGGGGGAGGTTACTAAAAATTATATTGATTGTGGAGGAACAATTAGAAATGAAAAAGTAGTAAATTTTCAATTGTGGCAAGCAAAAGATTATGATCATCGTTTATCAGCCGAAAAGCTGTTGAATATTATTAATCTTTCTGAATCAAAATTAAATATTGGTGATTACGAAATTGAAGTAGAATACCAAGCAGAGACAATAGGTAAATATAGTGTAGGTTTTGAGAATGAAAATTTTCTTTTGTTAAATAAGTTTACCGATTGCCTTGCAAAAGATAATTGTGGCATTCCTGAAGAAAAATTAAAAGTGAAATTATCAGATTTACAAAATCAAAGTTGTTGTTCTCCTGAATCAGGATGTTGCTAA
- the arsB gene encoding ACR3 family arsenite efflux transporter translates to MGSDKKIGFFEKYLTLWVLICIVVGILVGKIAGTSIHVLSDMNIFDVNIPVSILVWLMIYPMMVQIDFTSVKKAGTKPKGLVLTVIINWLVKPFTMAFFAWVFFDQLYAAYINPEEAKDYIAGAILLGAAPCTAMVFVWSYLTDGDPAYTLIQVSVNDLIILVAFIPIVGLLLGVTNVEVPYNTLATSIVTFVVIPLVAGVVTRLWLIKMKGEEWFSKVFLKNLKPVSILALLTTLVLLFAFKGQSIIDNPFLVLLIAIPLIIQTYFIFFIAWGIGKFIKLPHATCSPAAMIGASNFFELAVAVAIALFGIDSGAALVTVVGVLIEVPVMLSLVKFSNRYKY, encoded by the coding sequence ATGGGAAGTGACAAAAAAATTGGATTTTTTGAAAAGTACCTTACTCTTTGGGTATTGATATGTATTGTTGTGGGGATTTTGGTTGGTAAAATTGCAGGAACAAGTATTCATGTATTGAGTGATATGAATATTTTTGACGTGAACATCCCTGTCTCTATTTTAGTTTGGTTGATGATTTATCCGATGATGGTTCAGATAGATTTTACTTCTGTAAAAAAAGCAGGAACAAAACCTAAAGGACTTGTGTTAACAGTTATAATTAATTGGTTGGTTAAACCTTTTACAATGGCATTTTTTGCGTGGGTATTTTTTGATCAATTGTATGCAGCGTATATTAATCCTGAAGAAGCGAAAGATTATATTGCTGGAGCGATTTTATTAGGTGCAGCACCTTGTACAGCTATGGTTTTTGTTTGGTCTTATTTAACTGATGGTGATCCTGCTTATACTTTAATTCAAGTGTCAGTAAATGATTTAATTATACTAGTAGCTTTTATTCCAATTGTTGGTCTTTTACTTGGTGTTACTAATGTGGAAGTGCCATACAATACATTAGCAACCTCTATTGTGACATTCGTTGTGATTCCTTTGGTAGCAGGGGTTGTTACTCGGTTATGGTTAATAAAGATGAAAGGAGAGGAATGGTTTTCAAAAGTTTTCTTAAAAAATTTAAAACCAGTTTCTATTCTTGCTTTGTTAACTACTTTGGTGTTGTTGTTTGCTTTTAAGGGGCAGTCAATAATTGATAATCCCTTTTTAGTATTATTAATTGCAATTCCCTTAATAATTCAGACTTATTTTATCTTTTTTATTGCTTGGGGCATTGGTAAATTTATTAAACTTCCTCATGCAACATGTTCTCCAGCAGCAATGATTGGTGCAAGTAACTTTTTTGAGTTAGCTGTTGCTGTAGCTATTGCACTTTTTGGTATAGATTCAGGGGCGGCATTAGTAACTGTAGTAGGAGTTTTGATTGAGGTGCCAGTAATGTTGTCTTTAGTTAAATTTTCTAATAGATATAAATATTAA
- a CDS encoding acyl-CoA thioesterase — protein sequence MFVSKTKVRVRYSETDMMGYCYYGNYAAFFEVARVEAIRSLGFSYKQMEDEGIALPVLDFSIKYYKPAFYDDELTIETTIKEVPKARIHFTYKTFNEKGDLLNEAQTTLVFISKTTMKPCSAPDEIAEAIQKYL from the coding sequence ATGTTTGTGTCGAAAACAAAAGTAAGAGTAAGATATTCAGAGACGGATATGATGGGGTATTGTTATTATGGTAATTATGCTGCTTTTTTTGAGGTTGCAAGAGTGGAAGCTATTCGTAGTTTAGGTTTTAGTTATAAGCAAATGGAAGATGAAGGAATTGCTTTGCCAGTATTAGATTTTTCTATAAAATACTATAAACCTGCTTTTTATGATGATGAATTAACGATAGAAACTACTATAAAAGAAGTTCCTAAAGCTCGTATTCATTTTACTTATAAAACGTTTAATGAAAAGGGTGATTTGCTAAATGAAGCACAAACTACGCTGGTTTTTATCAGTAAAACGACTATGAAGCCTTGTTCAGCTCCAGATGAAATTGCTGAGGCAATTCAAAAATATTTATAA
- a CDS encoding PorP/SprF family type IX secretion system membrane protein yields the protein MNFIYKHIIIILLLSISIFSNAQDPQFSQYYAASLYLNPAFTGNTDVGRFSGIYRKQWASIPGAFNSYSFSYDHNLSNYNSGIGIIATQDKSGSGGLKFTNIGGLYSYALPINRKLFVKAGIKYSYTFRGIDKNELLFADQIIRDGANETVENFSDQRISYFDGSTGFLLYSSEFWFGFSFDHLTQPEQSLISGKTKLPLKTSIHGGYKFLIDEGYGDDEGSNIMVTFNYKKQQYWNQLDLGVYYNKNVLVLGAWYRGIPFIKNYSISDNDAIVLLAGIDNKGFKFAYSYDITLSKLEINNSGGSHELSLIYEYPYKKKKRKKRHFVPCAKF from the coding sequence ATGAATTTTATATATAAACATATCATCATTATATTATTACTTAGCATTAGTATTTTCTCTAATGCCCAAGATCCTCAATTCTCTCAATATTATGCTGCTTCATTATATTTAAATCCTGCGTTTACTGGAAACACTGATGTGGGAAGGTTCTCTGGAATTTACAGAAAACAATGGGCTTCTATACCAGGAGCATTTAATTCATATTCATTTTCATACGACCATAATTTATCAAATTATAATAGCGGAATTGGAATAATAGCAACTCAAGATAAATCAGGAAGTGGAGGATTAAAGTTTACGAATATTGGAGGTTTATATTCCTATGCATTACCTATTAATAGAAAACTATTTGTAAAGGCTGGTATAAAATATTCTTACACATTTAGAGGAATTGACAAAAATGAATTATTATTTGCTGACCAAATTATTAGAGATGGAGCAAATGAAACAGTAGAAAATTTTTCAGACCAAAGGATTTCTTATTTTGATGGTTCAACTGGATTCCTACTCTACTCTTCTGAATTTTGGTTTGGCTTTTCTTTCGATCATCTTACTCAGCCTGAACAATCTCTTATATCTGGAAAAACTAAACTTCCTTTAAAAACATCCATACATGGGGGGTATAAATTTTTAATTGATGAAGGTTATGGAGATGATGAAGGAAGTAACATCATGGTAACTTTTAACTACAAGAAACAACAATATTGGAATCAATTGGACTTAGGAGTATATTATAATAAAAATGTACTGGTCTTAGGAGCATGGTATCGAGGGATTCCTTTTATAAAAAATTATAGTATTTCTGACAATGACGCTATAGTTTTACTAGCAGGAATAGATAACAAAGGATTTAAATTCGCATATTCTTATGACATAACATTATCAAAATTAGAAATTAATAATTCTGGGGGATCACATGAATTATCTCTAATTTATGAATACCCATACAAAAAGAAGAAAAGAAAAAAAAGACACTTTGTTCCATGTGCTAAATTTTAA
- a CDS encoding bifunctional metallophosphatase/5'-nucleotidase yields MSSRRQFIKQIFIAGGGLVSLHAIPFSSYALSKDEATKITILHTNDVHSHIEPFPSNDPKYPNLGGAARRAALIEKIRASEQNVLLLDAGDIFQGTPYFNKFEGEIDFKLMSLMQYDAATIGNHDFDNGIEGLQKMLPHANFPFINANYNFDNTILKGEIIPHKIFIKDNIKIGVFGVGVELDGLVSKELYKETIYNNPITIANKKAAFLKNEEHCDLVICLSHLGYEYKSNKVSDLILARETTNIDLIIGGHTHTFLTQPTEIKNNVKKRVLINQVGWAGINLGRIDFFITPNKSANYFQSSVQAIEVNF; encoded by the coding sequence TTGAGTAGTAGAAGACAATTCATAAAACAAATTTTTATTGCTGGTGGCGGATTAGTTTCGTTGCATGCAATTCCTTTTAGTAGTTATGCCTTATCTAAAGATGAAGCTACAAAAATTACCATTTTACACACTAACGATGTACACAGCCACATCGAACCTTTTCCAAGCAACGATCCTAAATACCCTAATCTTGGTGGAGCAGCCAGAAGAGCTGCTTTAATTGAAAAAATTAGAGCTAGTGAGCAAAATGTATTATTATTAGATGCAGGCGACATTTTTCAAGGCACACCCTACTTCAATAAATTTGAAGGTGAAATTGACTTTAAACTCATGAGTTTAATGCAATATGATGCTGCTACAATTGGAAATCATGATTTTGACAATGGGATTGAAGGATTACAAAAAATGTTACCTCACGCCAACTTTCCTTTTATAAATGCAAACTACAATTTTGACAATACTATCTTAAAAGGAGAAATTATTCCTCATAAGATATTTATTAAAGACAATATTAAAATTGGTGTTTTTGGAGTTGGTGTTGAATTAGATGGCCTAGTAAGTAAAGAATTGTACAAAGAAACTATCTACAACAACCCTATAACAATTGCCAATAAAAAAGCAGCTTTCTTAAAAAATGAAGAACATTGCGACTTAGTTATTTGTTTATCTCATTTAGGGTATGAATATAAAAGTAATAAGGTTTCTGATCTTATTCTTGCAAGGGAAACAACTAATATTGATTTAATTATTGGTGGACATACTCACACTTTTTTAACTCAGCCTACAGAAATTAAAAATAATGTTAAAAAAAGAGTATTAATTAACCAAGTTGGATGGGCAGGAATTAATTTAGGTCGTATCGATTTTTTCATAACTCCCAATAAATCTGCAAACTACTTCCAGTCTAGTGTACAAGCAATTGAAGTTAATTTTTAA
- a CDS encoding arsenate reductase ArsC has protein sequence MKKVLFVCVENSCRSQMAEAFGKIHGEGIIEVYSSGSRPSGVVNPKAIASMLEVGYDLSTHNSFGLNEIPQIEWDYAITMGCGDECPMIKAVNREDWGLPDPKHMEPNDFAKVRDIIEREVMDLIAQCK, from the coding sequence ATGAAAAAAGTATTATTTGTTTGTGTTGAAAATTCATGTAGAAGTCAAATGGCAGAAGCTTTTGGTAAAATACATGGAGAAGGAATCATAGAGGTATATAGTTCAGGTTCTCGCCCTTCAGGTGTAGTTAATCCTAAAGCAATTGCTTCGATGTTAGAAGTAGGTTATGATTTGAGTACGCATAATTCTTTTGGGCTTAATGAAATTCCACAAATAGAGTGGGATTATGCAATTACGATGGGGTGTGGAGATGAATGTCCGATGATTAAAGCTGTAAATAGAGAAGATTGGGGGTTGCCAGATCCTAAGCATATGGAGCCAAATGATTTTGCAAAAGTGCGAGATATTATTGAACGAGAGGTTATGGATTTAATAGCACAGTGTAAATAA
- a CDS encoding ArsR/SmtB family transcription factor, with amino-acid sequence MGTTKTIKFSEIQNRKAELYKALGHPARIAIIEFLINQNSCVCGDIVDELPLSQSTISQHLAALKAVGIIKGEISGVKTCYCIDENVWSELDSMTRMFMNSYDVKNKCC; translated from the coding sequence ATGGGGACTACCAAAACCATTAAATTTTCTGAAATTCAAAACCGAAAGGCTGAGTTGTATAAGGCGCTTGGTCATCCTGCACGTATAGCTATAATTGAATTTTTAATAAATCAAAATTCTTGTGTTTGTGGAGATATTGTAGATGAGTTACCTCTGTCTCAATCTACTATTTCACAACATTTAGCAGCGCTAAAAGCAGTTGGAATTATAAAAGGGGAGATATCAGGTGTTAAAACTTGTTATTGTATAGATGAGAATGTTTGGAGTGAACTAGATTCTATGACTAGAATGTTTATGAATAGTTATGATGTTAAAAATAAATGCTGTTAA
- a CDS encoding low molecular weight protein-tyrosine-phosphatase, whose amino-acid sequence MTKVLFVCLGNICRSAMAQGILEHKIKELNLPITVDSAGTSSYHIGDAPDKRMQAKGLEYNIDISQQQARQFTTRDFEGFDYIFAMDSSNYNDIVALAKTEKDKLKVSLFLNQSSPNQNKSVPDPYYGGEQGFEDVYQMLDIACDAFIKNLNNE is encoded by the coding sequence ATGACAAAAGTTTTATTTGTTTGTTTAGGAAACATCTGCCGTTCGGCAATGGCACAAGGAATTTTAGAACACAAAATAAAAGAACTAAATTTACCAATAACTGTAGATTCGGCAGGAACATCTTCTTACCATATTGGTGATGCACCTGATAAAAGAATGCAAGCAAAAGGACTAGAATACAATATCGATATTTCACAACAACAAGCAAGACAATTCACAACTAGAGATTTTGAAGGCTTTGATTATATATTTGCAATGGACAGTTCAAATTATAACGATATTGTAGCACTTGCAAAAACTGAAAAAGATAAACTGAAAGTAAGTTTGTTTTTAAATCAATCTTCTCCTAACCAAAACAAAAGTGTACCTGATCCATACTATGGAGGAGAGCAGGGTTTTGAAGACGTTTACCAAATGCTTGATATTGCTTGCGATGCTTTTATAAAAAATTTAAACAATGAATAA